AGTGGTGTTACGTCAAGTAAAACAACGTCTTTGACGTCACCTGTGATAACGCCGCCTTGAATTGCTGCTCCAAGTGCTACAACTTCGTCCGGGTTAACACCTTTTGATGGCTCTTGGCCAAGCTCTTTTTTGATTGTTTCTACAACAGCAGGGATACGAGTAGATCCGCCAACAAGGATTACTTTATCAATTTCATTTTTAGAAAGACCTGCATCTTTAAGTGCCTGGCGAACAGGACCCATTGTTCTTTCAACTAAATTAGATGAAAGCTCTTCAAATTTAGCACGTGACAATGTCACTTCCAAGTGAAGAGGTCCAGCTTCTCCAGCTGTAATGAACGGCAATGAAATCTGTGTTGAAGATACACCTGAAAGATCTTTCTTAGCTTTTTCAGCAGCATCTTTCAAGCGCTGAAGAGCCATTTTGTCTTTTGAAAGGTCGATGCCGTTATCTTTTTTGAATTCTGAAACAAGATAATCAATGATTACTTGGTCAAAATCATCTCCGCCAAGACGGTTGTCTCCAGCAGTTGAACGAACTTCGAATACTCCGTCTCCAAGTTCTAAAACGGATACGTCAAATGTGCCGCCGCCTAAATCGTAAACAAGAATTGTTTGATCTTGATCTGTTTTATCTAAACCGTAAGCAAGTGCTGCTGCAGTTGGTTCGTTGATAATACGCTCAACTTCAAGTCCTGCAATTTTACCTGCATCTTTAGTTGCCTGACGCTCAGCATCATTGAAGTATGCTGGAACTGTGATAACAGCTTTTGTAACAGGCTCGCCTAAATAGTCTTCTGCATATGCTTTTAAGTGCTGAAGGATGATTGCAGAGATTTGCTGAGGAGTATTCTCCTTGCCTTCTACCTCTACTTTATAGTCCGTTCCCATATGTCGCTTGATGGACATAATTGTGTTTGGATTTGTAATAGCCTGGCGTTTTGCAACTTCACCAACCTGGCGCTCGCCATTTTTAAATGCTACTACAGAAGGAGTTGTGCGGTTGCCTTCTGCATTTGGGATAACCTTAGGTTCTCCGCCTTCTAATACTGCAACACATGAGTTTGTTGTACCTAAATCAATGCCGATAATTTTCCCCATCGTAGAAACCTCCTAATATGTAAGTTATTGATTTACTTTAACCATAGCTGGTCTGATAATGCGGTCTTTTAATTTGTAGCCTTTTTGGAATTCTTCAATGACAACATTGGATTCATATTGATCATCTTCTACCTGCATGACTGCCTGATGAAGATGCGGGTCAAACGGCTGGCCTTCTGCTTGAATGGCTTCAATTCCTTCATTTTGCAGAGCCTGCACCAGCTGGCGATAAACCATATCCATCCCCTGTAATAAGGATTGTGTTTTTTCGTCATCCGTATCTATTTTTAACGCTCTTTCAAAATTATCAAGAGCTGGCAGTATTTCGGTAATCAGATTTTGAGAACGATATTTTTGAGCAGCCTCAAGATCAAGCCTTGCTCTTCTTCTGAAGTTATCTAGATCTGCCTGTACGCGGTACATGCGATTTTCAGTTTCACTAAGCTTTGCTTCAAGCTCTTCAATCTTAGCTTTGGCTGCAGATAACTCATCAGATTCCTGCGCTTGTTCAGCTTGTGTTTCAGAATCCATTGATTCGCCTTCTTGGTTTACCAATGTTTCTTCTTGTTCAGAAGCTGTTCCATTTTCTTTTAAGGTTTCTTTTGCGTCGTTAGTCAATTTCTTTCACCTCCCTTAAAGTGCAAAGCCATGGAAAGGGAGCGGAAAGCAATTTTCCGCTCTCTTACAATATGGACAATGTTTTTATGAGTGATACAGATTAGTTAAGGCTTTGGACATATCTTTTGTGACTCTCTGGAGCAGACTGATAACACGGGAGTACTCCATTCTTGTCGGACCAAGAACCGCAATCCGCCCTATTTGTTTATTATCAACTGAATAGGTTGCAGTGATCAGACTGCAATTTTCCATGGCAATGTTCTGATTTTCTTTGCCAATCTTAATTGTAATCCCTGAATCATAGGCCTGCAGAATATTATATAATTCCTGCTCTTCTTCAATCATTGTCAAAAGCGTTCTGACACGTGAGATATCATTGAATTCCGGCTGGCTTAACATATTTGTTTTCCCGCCGAAATATATTTTTTCATTTGCGTTCATCGTAAATGTTCCGGATAGAACTTTCATGATGGAATCATAGTTTTGAATATGGTTCCTAAGCAAGTTTACAATTTCTTTGTATATTTTGTCATGCAATTCGACAATCGGAACATTAAATAATCGCTCATTTAATATGTTAACCATTTTTTCAATATCCTGCGGATCAATTGTACCTGGAAAAGAAATAGTTCTATTTTCAACATGGCCCGTATTTGTCACAATAATTGCAACAGCTGTATCTTCACTGATTGGAACGATC
The window above is part of the Metabacillus dongyingensis genome. Proteins encoded here:
- the hrcA gene encoding heat-inducible transcriptional repressor HrcA, which produces MLTDRQLLILQVIVDDFIQSAQPVGSRTLSKKESITFSSATIRNEMADLEEMGFIEKTHSSSGRVPSEKGYRYYVDHLLAPQKLTNMDVVTIKSVFTERIFELEKVVQKSAQILSDLTNYTSIILGPKVNENRLKRIQIVPISEDTAVAIIVTNTGHVENRTISFPGTIDPQDIEKMVNILNERLFNVPIVELHDKIYKEIVNLLRNHIQNYDSIMKVLSGTFTMNANEKIYFGGKTNMLSQPEFNDISRVRTLLTMIEEEQELYNILQAYDSGITIKIGKENQNIAMENCSLITATYSVDNKQIGRIAVLGPTRMEYSRVISLLQRVTKDMSKALTNLYHS
- the grpE gene encoding nucleotide exchange factor GrpE yields the protein MTNDAKETLKENGTASEQEETLVNQEGESMDSETQAEQAQESDELSAAKAKIEELEAKLSETENRMYRVQADLDNFRRRARLDLEAAQKYRSQNLITEILPALDNFERALKIDTDDEKTQSLLQGMDMVYRQLVQALQNEGIEAIQAEGQPFDPHLHQAVMQVEDDQYESNVVIEEFQKGYKLKDRIIRPAMVKVNQ
- the dnaK gene encoding molecular chaperone DnaK, which produces MGKIIGIDLGTTNSCVAVLEGGEPKVIPNAEGNRTTPSVVAFKNGERQVGEVAKRQAITNPNTIMSIKRHMGTDYKVEVEGKENTPQQISAIILQHLKAYAEDYLGEPVTKAVITVPAYFNDAERQATKDAGKIAGLEVERIINEPTAAALAYGLDKTDQDQTILVYDLGGGTFDVSVLELGDGVFEVRSTAGDNRLGGDDFDQVIIDYLVSEFKKDNGIDLSKDKMALQRLKDAAEKAKKDLSGVSSTQISLPFITAGEAGPLHLEVTLSRAKFEELSSNLVERTMGPVRQALKDAGLSKNEIDKVILVGGSTRIPAVVETIKKELGQEPSKGVNPDEVVALGAAIQGGVITGDVKDVVLLDVTPLSLGIETMGGVFTKLIERNTTIPTSKSQVFSTAADSQTAVDIHVLQGERPMSADNKTLGRFQLTDIPPAPRGVPQIEVSFDIDKNGIVNVRAKDLGTNKEQTITIKSSTGLSDEEIERMVKEAEENADADKARKEEVELRNEADQLVFTTEKTLKDLEGKVDEADVAKANEAKDALKAAIEKNELEEIRTKKDELQEIVQQLSMKLYEEAAKQQQGAEGAAGAKQDDNVVDAEYEEVNDDKK